A region of the Micromonospora sediminicola genome:
GGCCCACCCGCTGCAACCGCCACCGGCCGTCCCCGGTCCAGCCGCGCGGGTCGGCCAGCGTCGCGGCGACCTCCCGGGCGAAGCGTTCCACGTCCACGTTGCGGATGCCGTCCTCGACCGCGACCCGGTAGCGCAGCAGCTCACCGGAGCGACCGGCCACCGCGCCGGTGGTGTCGGCGGTCCGGAAGCCGCCGCCGCCCCGCAGCGGGTAGGTGATGCGGGGCGGCACCCGACCGGCCGCCGGGACCGGCGACGCCGGGGCAGCCGTCGCCGTCGGGCGCGGGCCGGGCACCTGCGCCGGCACGGTCCGCTCCACGCCGGCCGAGGCCAGCAGGTCCGGGTGCCGGCGCAGGGTGTATCCGCCGCCGGCCGCGAGACCGGCCGCGACGAGGGCCGCCACCAGGAGCGGGACGCCGGCCCGGGACCGCCGTCGCCGTCGGTGCAGACCCCGGTCGTACCCGCCCACGTCGATCTCCGTCCGTCGCGCCGCCCCCGCTCCGGGCAGGAGTACGGATGCCAGGGCCCGACGGTTGAACCCGCGGGCCGGGTACCGTCGGTGGTGGGGTGAGCGACCTGCCGCCTGTCGGAGTCAGGGGGAGCCACCCGTGTCATCAGCCGAGCAGCTGCTCGACGACGCCCTCGCGGCGGCGCGCGGCACCGACGTACGCGCCGCCGAGCGGGCCCTCGACCGGCTGGTGGTGGGCGCCGGCGCGGACGTCGACGCGGCCCTGCTGGCCCGACTCACCCGGGCCGTCGGCCGACTCTGGCCGCGCGGCTGGCAACCGGTCGACCTGGACCGCCTC
Encoded here:
- a CDS encoding DUF3152 domain-containing protein — translated: MGGYDRGLHRRRRRSRAGVPLLVAALVAAGLAAGGGYTLRRHPDLLASAGVERTVPAQVPGPRPTATAAPASPVPAAGRVPPRITYPLRGGGGFRTADTTGAVAGRSGELLRYRVAVEDGIRNVDVERFAREVAATLADPRGWTGDGRWRLQRVGRDGPADFTVLLTTPLTRGGLCGDPTDRYTSCRNGDRVVINVARWVYGVPHVADLDLYRQYLLNHEVGHRLGRGHERCPAAGGPAPVMVQQTLGLHGCAPNAWPLVGGEALVGPSGQYDDPIPAEDH